A single region of the Eublepharis macularius isolate TG4126 chromosome 14, MPM_Emac_v1.0, whole genome shotgun sequence genome encodes:
- the CRYAB gene encoding alpha-crystallin B chain → MDITVHHPFFRRPLLSNLSPNRLFNQVFGEHIAESELIPSTSALSPFFLRPSLLRTPGWLESRFSEMRLDKDRFSVNIDVKHFSPEELKVKVLGEVIEIHGKHEERQDEQGFIAREFNRKYKIPVDVDPLSITSSLSSDGVLTVNGSRKPMEIPERAIPVTREEKSALAGGQRK, encoded by the exons ATGGATATCACCGTTCACCATCCTTTCTTCCGCAGACCCCTGTTATCCAACCTGTCGCCGAACCGTCTCTTCAACCAGGTTTTTGGGGAGCACATTGCAGAATCTGAGCTCATCCCCAGCACCTCCGCACTCAGCCCTTTCTTCTTGAGACCCTCTCTTCTGAGGACCCCCGGCTGGCTAGAGAGCAGATTCTCAGAG ATGCGACTGGATAAGGACAGATTCTCTGTAAATATCGATGTGAAGCATTTCTCTCCTGAAGAGTTAAAAGTCAAGGTTCTAGGAGAGGTGATCGAAATCCACGGGAAACATGAGGAACGCCAG GATGAACAAGGCTTCATAGCCAGGGAGTTCAACAGGAAGTACAAGATCCCAGTGGATGTGGATCCCCTCTCCATCACCTCCTCCCTCTCTTCTGATGGTGTCCTGACAGTGAACGGATCCAGGAAACCAATGGAAATCCCAGAGCGAGCAATTCCTGTCACCCGGGAGGAAAAATCTGCACTAGCAGGGGGGCAAAGGAAGTAA
- the HSPB2 gene encoding heat shock protein beta-2, with amino-acid sequence MAERTVPHAYPMSAEYEFANPSKIYDQNFGEGISPGDILTPTLYHGYYIRPRVNKQLDRGVSEVTLNHHKFQVFLDVCHFTPNEITVRTVDNLLEVTAQHPQKADRHGFISREFTRTYILPLDADPLLVKATVTHDGILSIEAPRTGKEVKAKVIDVKITCQEEPARQGGSSEEKSQS; translated from the exons ATGGCTGAGCGCACTGTGCCTCACGCCTACCCCATGAGTGCAGAGTACGAGTTTGCCAACCCCAGCAAGATCTATGATCAGAACTTTGGAGAAG GCATTTCCCCCGGAGACATTCTCACTCCCACATTGTACCATGGCTACTACATACGGCCTCGGGTTAACAAGCAGCTAGACCGAGGAGTCTCTGAGGTGACCCTCAATCACCACAAATTCCAGGTGTTTCTCGATGTCTGCCATTTCACACCCAACGAGATCACCGTCCGCACAGTGGACAACCTCCTGGAGGTGACCGCTCAACACCCACAGAAAGCCGACCGGCATGGCTTCATCTCCCGGGAGTTCACCAGGACCTACATCCTCCCATTGGATGCCGACCCCTTGCTGGTTAAAGCTACCGTGACCCACGATGGCATCCTAAGCATTGAGGCTCCACGGACAGGGAAGGAAGTGAAAGCCAAAGTCATCGATGTGAAAATAACATGCCAAGAAGAGCCAGCAAGGCAAGGAGGGAGTTCCGAGGAGAAATCTCAGTCCTAA